A portion of the candidate division KSB1 bacterium genome contains these proteins:
- a CDS encoding extracellular solute-binding protein — protein sequence MQRLTLIVLAAFSVLTVYLLATGQSGRDPAELIIWTQDRAPGRVVLDGLLGKYMLEVNPGLAELIQQHLKNPADFDRLIRSNPRPVDIKRSLKDGRVLDQYIKQHPIQRASHVYYETEELRSNFIVAALGGSGPDLVYGPADMVGPFHDMKIIQPLEDFFSPEELANFDPRGQVRLAGHLYMLADRIGNHLTLVYNKKLLPQPPQTTDELIALGKKLTKDLDGNGSPDQYALVWNFIEPFFFVPFLGGFGGWVMDDNANPTLNTEATINACKFILELRQQKIIPYEADQDLANQLFKQQKAAMIIDGPWGWGGYVEAGIDIGLARIPQVTATGKWPVPMVAAKGYCLNAGVVDPERRARVLYLLRFLTRPENELEFTRAMSEIPSRLEARADSLFLHDPILKASQDQITVGRPMPINTEMRVIWDAMRPAYQSVLNGQLTPEQAAKQMQEMAERKIKEMRGAS from the coding sequence ATGCAGCGCCTCACCCTCATCGTTCTCGCCGCTTTTTCGGTGTTGACGGTTTATCTGCTCGCGACCGGGCAATCCGGCCGCGATCCGGCTGAGTTGATCATTTGGACGCAGGATCGCGCTCCGGGGCGCGTCGTGCTGGACGGCTTGCTGGGCAAATACATGCTCGAAGTGAACCCGGGCCTGGCGGAGTTGATTCAACAACACCTGAAAAATCCGGCTGATTTTGACCGTCTCATTCGCAGCAATCCGCGGCCGGTCGATATTAAAAGATCGCTCAAAGACGGCCGCGTGCTCGATCAATATATTAAACAACACCCCATTCAACGCGCCAGCCATGTTTATTACGAAACCGAGGAACTGCGCAGCAATTTCATCGTCGCCGCGCTCGGCGGCAGCGGTCCGGATCTCGTTTACGGTCCGGCGGACATGGTTGGTCCGTTTCACGACATGAAGATCATTCAGCCGCTCGAAGATTTTTTTTCTCCTGAAGAATTGGCGAATTTTGATCCGAGGGGACAAGTTCGCCTCGCCGGCCATCTTTACATGCTCGCCGACCGCATCGGCAACCACTTGACGCTGGTTTACAACAAAAAATTGCTGCCGCAACCGCCGCAAACCACGGACGAATTGATCGCGCTGGGCAAAAAGCTGACGAAAGATTTGGATGGCAATGGCTCGCCGGATCAATACGCGCTGGTGTGGAATTTCATCGAGCCGTTTTTCTTCGTTCCGTTTCTTGGCGGATTTGGCGGCTGGGTGATGGATGACAACGCCAATCCGACGCTCAACACCGAGGCGACGATCAATGCCTGCAAGTTCATTCTGGAATTGCGGCAGCAAAAAATCATTCCCTATGAAGCCGATCAAGATCTCGCCAACCAGCTTTTCAAACAACAAAAAGCCGCCATGATCATCGACGGACCATGGGGCTGGGGCGGTTATGTCGAGGCTGGCATCGACATTGGCTTGGCGCGGATTCCCCAAGTCACGGCCACCGGGAAATGGCCGGTGCCGATGGTGGCGGCAAAAGGGTATTGTCTCAACGCCGGCGTCGTCGACCCCGAACGCCGCGCGAGAGTTTTGTACCTGCTGCGTTTTCTCACCCGGCCCGAAAACGAGCTGGAATTTACCCGCGCGATGAGCGAGATTCCCTCGCGTTTGGAAGCGCGCGCGGATTCGCTGTTTCTGCACGATCCGATTTTAAAAGCCTCGCAAGATCAAATCACCGTTGGCCGCCCCATGCCAATCAACACCGAAATGCGCGTCATCTGGGACGCCATGCGCCCGGCGTATCAAAGCGTGCTGAACGGCCAGCTCACGCCGGAGCAGGCCGCGAAGCAGATGCAAGAGATGGCGGAGCGGAAGATCAAGGAAATGCGA